A single region of the Solwaraspora sp. WMMD791 genome encodes:
- a CDS encoding phosphopantetheine-binding protein — translation MTHDAVDTVGDSSLEEKVEAIWREVLDVPEGQRDVTFMDLGGQSVAAVLIATRIGEELNIPVEVADLFDDPTLETFVRDVVAKARGAGTP, via the coding sequence ATGACACACGACGCTGTTGACACAGTTGGCGATTCGTCGTTGGAGGAGAAGGTCGAGGCGATCTGGCGGGAGGTGCTGGACGTTCCGGAGGGCCAGCGCGACGTCACGTTCATGGACCTCGGTGGACAGTCCGTGGCGGCCGTACTGATCGCCACCCGGATCGGGGAGGAGCTGAACATCCCGGTGGAGGTCGCCGACCTGTTCGACGACCCCACGCTGGAGACCTTCGTTCGCGATGTCGTGGCCAAGGCACGCGGCGCGGGTACCCCGTGA
- a CDS encoding glucose 1-dehydrogenase: protein MGEFEGRTVLVTGGGSGIGLATAQRLIDEGANVVLAGRSEDRLQTAVKRLDAADQTLAVPTDVARVADLDQLAARIRERFGRLDGVFANAGTLGFAPSAYITEPGFDDVIGTNFKGVFFTIQKMVPLFGDSGGSIVINGSWLVQRGMGFASVYAATKAAVINLTRSLASDLAANGIRVNAVSPGYIRTQMFDGIATTEEAREMYRSQVVLGRLGRPEDVADAVAFLLSSRASYITGQDIGVDGGLVTAVPMTAVSA, encoded by the coding sequence ATGGGAGAGTTTGAAGGTAGAACCGTTCTGGTAACCGGCGGCGGCAGCGGCATCGGCCTTGCCACCGCACAACGGCTGATCGACGAGGGCGCCAACGTGGTCCTCGCCGGGCGCAGTGAGGATCGCCTGCAAACGGCCGTAAAGCGTCTCGACGCCGCCGATCAGACGCTGGCGGTACCCACCGATGTGGCGCGCGTCGCCGACCTCGACCAGCTGGCGGCCCGGATCAGAGAGCGTTTCGGACGGTTGGACGGAGTGTTCGCCAATGCCGGGACACTCGGCTTCGCGCCGAGCGCCTACATCACCGAACCCGGGTTCGACGACGTGATCGGCACCAACTTCAAAGGTGTCTTCTTCACTATCCAGAAGATGGTGCCGTTGTTCGGTGACAGCGGTGGCTCGATAGTCATCAACGGTTCCTGGCTGGTTCAGCGCGGCATGGGGTTCGCGTCGGTCTACGCGGCGACCAAGGCTGCGGTGATCAACCTGACCCGCTCGCTCGCGTCGGATCTGGCCGCCAACGGCATCCGGGTCAACGCGGTCAGCCCGGGATACATCCGTACTCAGATGTTCGACGGGATCGCCACCACGGAGGAAGCGCGCGAGATGTACCGGAGCCAGGTGGTGCTCGGTCGGCTCGGCCGGCCGGAGGACGTCGCCGACGCGGTCGCCTTCCTGCTCTCCTCGCGGGCGTCATACATCACCGGCCAGGACATCGGTGTCGACGGTGGCCTGGTCACCGCCGTGCCGATGACTGCCGTCTCGGCATGA
- a CDS encoding FAD-dependent monooxygenase, with protein sequence MGNETGTRAVVLGGSVAGMFAARVLADVYDEVRIVDRDVLVGTDAPRRHAPQGRHISGLLTRGHEAMEELFPGVTAELVRHGVPLGDLSGSTRWYFSGRRLKQRHGGLTTCAASRPLLERAIRDRLLAYPNVVIDERHDILSLETTPDRSRVSGVRIQRRGNDTAEVIRADLVVDATGRGSRTPVWLEQLGYPRVREDRQKVDLVYVTQNFRLRDGADPFQNDIAINPVAYPDLARGAVFVVTDGGRLVLTAYGLRGNHPPTEQAAFHQWLKTLPVPDVYEAVQYADPLDEPVAFHFPTTIRRRYEELDRFPDGLLVTGDAVTCFNPVYAQGMTVAALGALTMRRHLHSGADPVPLDYFSDLAREAIDQPWEMTSTVDLGFPQVEGERPLQQKLAQRFLRLVQRAATRDAAVTLAYMRVAGLVDRPESLMRPDMLLRILWNAILGPPRASTQPIRWPRPAANATTT encoded by the coding sequence ATGGGCAATGAGACCGGTACCCGGGCGGTCGTTCTCGGGGGCAGCGTCGCGGGCATGTTCGCGGCGCGCGTGCTGGCAGATGTCTACGACGAGGTACGGATCGTGGACCGCGACGTGCTGGTGGGCACCGACGCTCCACGCCGGCACGCGCCACAGGGCCGACACATCAGTGGCCTGTTGACCCGGGGCCATGAGGCCATGGAAGAGCTGTTCCCGGGGGTCACCGCCGAACTGGTCCGGCACGGGGTACCGCTCGGTGACCTGTCCGGCAGCACCCGCTGGTACTTCTCGGGCCGGCGGTTGAAGCAGCGGCACGGTGGCCTGACCACCTGCGCGGCGAGCCGGCCGCTGCTGGAGCGCGCCATCAGGGACCGGCTACTGGCCTATCCCAACGTGGTGATCGATGAGCGGCACGACATCCTGAGCCTGGAAACGACACCCGACCGGAGCCGGGTCAGCGGCGTGCGGATCCAGCGGCGCGGAAACGACACCGCCGAGGTGATCCGGGCCGACCTGGTGGTCGACGCCACCGGGCGGGGCTCCCGAACCCCGGTCTGGCTGGAGCAGCTGGGTTATCCACGCGTCCGGGAGGATCGGCAGAAGGTCGACCTGGTCTACGTGACCCAGAACTTCCGGTTGCGTGACGGCGCGGACCCGTTCCAGAACGACATCGCGATCAACCCGGTCGCCTATCCCGACCTGGCGCGCGGGGCGGTGTTCGTGGTGACCGACGGCGGTCGGCTGGTGCTGACCGCCTACGGTCTGCGGGGCAACCATCCGCCCACCGAACAGGCCGCTTTCCACCAGTGGCTGAAGACGCTTCCGGTCCCCGACGTGTACGAGGCCGTCCAGTACGCCGATCCGCTCGACGAACCGGTGGCGTTCCACTTTCCGACCACCATCCGCCGCCGGTACGAGGAACTGGACCGCTTCCCGGACGGGCTGCTGGTCACCGGTGACGCGGTCACGTGCTTCAACCCGGTCTACGCCCAGGGAATGACCGTAGCGGCGCTCGGGGCGCTCACCATGCGTCGGCATCTGCACAGCGGCGCCGATCCGGTGCCGCTCGACTACTTCAGCGACCTGGCTCGGGAGGCGATCGACCAGCCGTGGGAGATGACCAGCACCGTCGATCTCGGTTTCCCGCAGGTCGAGGGTGAGCGGCCGCTGCAGCAGAAGCTGGCCCAGCGGTTCCTGCGCCTGGTACAACGGGCCGCGACTCGCGACGCCGCCGTCACCCTCGCCTACATGCGCGTCGCGGGGCTGGTGGACCGCCCCGAGTCCCTCATGCGCCCCGACATGCTGCTTCGGATCCTGTGGAACGCGATCCTCGGTCCGCCACGGGCGAGCACGCAGCCCATTCGCTGGCCCCGGCCGGCAGCCAACGCCACCACCACGTAG
- a CDS encoding amino acid adenylation domain-containing protein: MTESDATGPGDGRCVTSITQAGQWFLDRLVDDPRAHRLHRAYDVMGVLDIDALTAAWRHVHARHEILRTRLVADAGVPVPTVSASADVAPVLVELGPHTSTERALAVDRISGECVAAPLDLAAGPVCRLFVVRLSGAQHRLVLVAHRAAVDESSASILIDELARAYRAALDGRPPDVVGPPTQYTGFTRWQRGRLAGGAFDPLLGWWRAALTPLPRSDAPAADRTVPTRPVFDGGLLPFDWASGPGSALAELSDRTGVATELVPLAGLLCLLYRHDEAGRPDDHQRVGVCVPVAARPGPAADDVVGPFGNQIVIGVDMSADLTFRRLLLALSARARDAFAHAELPFDLLPQALRLDRDPRRHPICEVWYRFPDRTRSELRLPYATVRPAQVHTGFVEADLVLSVDRITPTVAGTLAYSAARYDRDTARLLLDQLHALLAAAPAGLDRPVGELPLEAPHRTDIALLTADQLPTGPPIEPVHHRVRRWAKRAPHAPAVSWPGSELSYRRLDEHAGRIAGALRGLGAGVDTAVAVSIASGPSQVAALLGVGYAGAQLVCLDADTGQRAQAVLADVRPVGLVVDGTGADDTLVGWYRSELGGRVLDLARLDAEPGRPVGPFEPARSSPQDLAYVAYTSGSTGRPKGIPQTHATLAQFVDWLAGQFGIGPGARMAQWAAAGYDASLCEVFAALGAGATLCPVPGGLRMHPEKLVGWLAEERITHFQTVPSFARELLKAIRRNGPARLPYALRWLLLAGEALPGELANDLRRGLPGVRLANLYGPTESILATWCEVDADLDRTAPIGWPIPGRRVVVLDEADRPCPTGVTGELVIVSPYLTAGYLGVEPDERSPFRPLCGPAGVTSGCERVYRTGDLGRRRPDGSLEFRGRRDLQVKFYGTRLELTDIEAALAAHESVADCAVVALTDRHGLVSRLVACVVPVASPDGRTAGGPEVWRQHLYRRVGRAKLPVSFRTVDAFARNVGGKVDRRALMAAIAPAADSDAAPRTAAEKAIAAIWSQLVGVELPGRHDTFFSIGGHSLQVPRAVARIRERFGIEMTLSDFFANASLADLSALVQSAARTP, encoded by the coding sequence GTGACCGAATCTGACGCGACCGGGCCGGGCGACGGACGGTGTGTCACCTCGATCACCCAGGCCGGGCAGTGGTTCCTCGACAGGTTGGTCGACGACCCTCGCGCGCACCGACTGCACCGGGCCTACGACGTGATGGGTGTGCTCGACATCGATGCGTTGACGGCGGCGTGGCGTCACGTGCACGCGCGCCACGAGATCCTCCGTACCCGCCTGGTGGCAGACGCCGGGGTGCCGGTACCCACGGTGAGCGCGTCCGCAGACGTCGCGCCGGTGCTGGTCGAGCTCGGCCCGCACACCTCGACCGAACGCGCGCTGGCGGTGGACCGCATCAGCGGCGAATGTGTCGCGGCACCCCTTGACCTCGCCGCCGGGCCGGTCTGCCGACTGTTCGTCGTGCGGCTTTCCGGCGCGCAGCACCGGCTGGTGCTCGTGGCGCACCGGGCGGCAGTCGACGAGTCGTCAGCGTCGATCCTGATCGACGAGCTGGCGCGGGCCTACCGGGCGGCGCTGGACGGCAGGCCCCCCGATGTCGTCGGGCCGCCCACCCAGTACACCGGGTTCACCCGATGGCAGCGCGGCCGGCTGGCCGGCGGGGCGTTCGATCCGTTGCTGGGGTGGTGGCGGGCCGCGCTCACGCCGTTGCCGCGGTCGGACGCCCCGGCCGCCGACCGCACCGTACCGACCCGGCCGGTCTTCGATGGCGGCCTGCTGCCGTTCGACTGGGCTTCGGGTCCGGGCAGCGCGCTGGCCGAGTTGTCCGACCGTACGGGCGTCGCCACGGAGCTCGTCCCGCTCGCCGGGCTGCTGTGCCTTCTGTACCGCCATGACGAGGCGGGACGTCCCGACGACCACCAACGGGTGGGCGTGTGCGTACCGGTGGCGGCCCGGCCGGGCCCCGCGGCGGACGACGTGGTGGGGCCGTTCGGCAATCAGATCGTCATCGGTGTGGACATGTCGGCCGACCTGACGTTCCGTCGGCTTCTGCTCGCCCTGTCCGCGCGTGCGCGGGACGCGTTCGCCCACGCCGAGCTCCCCTTCGATCTGCTGCCGCAGGCGCTGCGACTCGACCGAGATCCGCGCCGCCACCCGATCTGCGAGGTGTGGTACCGGTTCCCGGACCGGACCCGGTCGGAGCTTCGGCTGCCGTACGCGACGGTCCGGCCGGCACAGGTGCACACCGGCTTTGTCGAAGCCGACCTTGTCCTGTCGGTCGACCGGATCACCCCGACGGTTGCCGGCACCCTGGCGTACAGCGCCGCCCGCTACGACCGTGACACCGCCCGGCTGCTGCTCGACCAGTTGCACGCTCTGCTGGCGGCCGCCCCGGCCGGCCTCGACCGGCCGGTGGGCGAGTTGCCGCTCGAAGCGCCGCACCGGACCGACATCGCGCTGCTCACGGCAGACCAGCTGCCGACCGGGCCGCCCATCGAGCCGGTGCACCACCGGGTCCGTCGTTGGGCGAAGCGAGCGCCGCACGCCCCAGCGGTCTCCTGGCCGGGGTCGGAGCTGTCGTACCGGCGGCTGGACGAGCACGCGGGTCGCATCGCCGGCGCACTACGCGGACTGGGTGCCGGCGTGGACACCGCGGTGGCGGTGAGCATCGCATCCGGTCCGAGCCAGGTCGCCGCGCTGCTGGGAGTCGGCTACGCCGGAGCGCAGCTCGTCTGCCTCGACGCCGACACCGGGCAGCGGGCCCAGGCCGTACTGGCCGACGTGCGCCCGGTCGGCCTGGTGGTCGACGGCACCGGCGCCGACGACACCCTGGTCGGGTGGTACCGTAGCGAGCTGGGCGGCCGGGTACTCGACCTCGCGCGTCTCGACGCCGAGCCGGGCCGTCCTGTCGGACCCTTCGAACCGGCCAGAAGCAGCCCGCAGGACCTGGCGTACGTGGCGTACACCTCCGGCTCGACCGGACGGCCCAAGGGGATCCCGCAGACTCACGCGACGCTCGCGCAGTTCGTCGACTGGCTGGCCGGGCAGTTCGGCATCGGCCCCGGCGCCCGGATGGCGCAGTGGGCGGCGGCCGGCTATGACGCCAGCCTGTGTGAGGTGTTCGCCGCCCTGGGCGCGGGTGCGACGCTGTGCCCGGTGCCGGGCGGGTTGCGGATGCACCCGGAAAAGTTGGTCGGCTGGTTGGCCGAGGAGCGCATCACGCACTTCCAGACCGTTCCGTCGTTCGCCAGGGAACTACTCAAGGCGATCCGCCGGAATGGGCCGGCCCGACTCCCCTACGCACTGCGCTGGCTGCTGCTGGCCGGCGAGGCACTGCCCGGCGAGCTGGCCAACGATCTGCGGCGCGGCCTGCCCGGCGTCAGGCTCGCCAACCTGTACGGACCGACCGAGTCGATCCTGGCCACGTGGTGCGAGGTGGACGCCGACCTGGACCGGACGGCGCCGATCGGGTGGCCGATTCCGGGGCGGCGAGTGGTGGTGCTGGACGAGGCGGACCGCCCCTGCCCGACCGGGGTGACCGGAGAGCTGGTCATCGTCAGCCCTTACCTCACCGCCGGCTATCTGGGCGTCGAACCCGACGAGCGCTCGCCGTTCCGCCCGCTGTGCGGCCCCGCCGGGGTCACCTCCGGGTGCGAGCGGGTCTACCGCACCGGCGACCTGGGGCGCCGGCGACCCGACGGGTCGCTGGAATTCCGGGGCCGCCGGGACCTTCAGGTCAAGTTCTACGGCACCCGCCTGGAGCTGACCGATATCGAGGCGGCGCTGGCCGCGCACGAATCGGTTGCCGACTGCGCGGTGGTCGCGCTCACCGATCGGCACGGCCTGGTCTCCCGGCTGGTGGCCTGCGTGGTGCCGGTGGCGTCCCCGGACGGCCGGACCGCCGGTGGGCCGGAAGTGTGGCGTCAGCACCTGTACCGTCGGGTCGGCAGAGCCAAGTTGCCGGTGTCGTTCCGCACCGTCGACGCGTTCGCCCGCAACGTCGGCGGCAAGGTGGACCGACGGGCCCTCATGGCTGCCATCGCGCCGGCCGCCGACAGCGACGCAGCGCCACGCACGGCGGCGGAAAAGGCGATCGCGGCGATCTGGTCGCAGCTGGTCGGCGTCGAGCTGCCCGGCCGCCACGACACCTTCTTCTCCATCGGTGGGCACTCGTTGCAGGTGCCCCGGGCCGTCGCACGCATCCGCGAGCGGTTCGGCATCGAGATGACGCTGTCGGACTTCTTCGCCAACGCCTCGCTGGCGGACCTGTCGGCGTTGGTCCAGTCGGCGGCGCGGACCCCCTGA
- a CDS encoding condensation domain-containing protein encodes MPAPEASLTTVGTTERAPLSHNQEFLCMFDRGDSAGPFGPYYHIAGGWRISGRVDVDDLHRSLDDVIVRHEALRTVVVREGSDRHQRILPPSPVTLVVQEVPGVDRVHRDLRCQDILNDLEAQPYPIGAPPLLRAFLWRFDHDDALFVIQAHHTAADAWSIQLIMREVVIGCAARAGHPVPTLADAGQYQDFARWQRSTGSSGGEHAHDDYWREKLRGGGVLALPTDWPRSLKGPQASAWHRFTIDRADADMALEIARKTHSTAFMVYLAAYLVCLRRTMNESNAVVPTFTTGRPKRFQHTIGSFFNLLPLRTDLTGCRTFVDVVDRTRQTCIEAYTREIPFGRIVELVPEVAAPLARDDTTMFNFQAERTLFAAEGERIGELTCTEVRRRVSAPVGGDVPDGSLWTMSIAPGADTVGCLAFNTNRYDVMTAAEMVIDFARGFRGLVNDPDRPLTG; translated from the coding sequence ATGCCCGCACCAGAGGCAAGCCTGACCACGGTCGGAACAACCGAGCGCGCACCGCTGTCGCACAACCAGGAGTTCCTGTGCATGTTCGACCGCGGCGACAGCGCGGGCCCGTTCGGCCCGTACTACCACATCGCTGGTGGCTGGCGGATCAGCGGACGGGTCGACGTCGACGATCTGCACCGGTCACTTGACGACGTGATCGTGCGGCACGAGGCCCTGCGTACGGTGGTGGTGCGCGAGGGCTCCGATCGTCACCAGCGGATTCTTCCGCCGTCGCCGGTGACTCTGGTCGTGCAGGAGGTGCCCGGCGTCGACCGGGTACATCGCGACCTGCGGTGCCAGGACATCCTCAACGATCTGGAGGCCCAGCCGTACCCGATCGGTGCGCCTCCGCTGCTGCGCGCCTTCCTGTGGCGGTTCGACCATGATGACGCCTTGTTCGTCATCCAGGCCCACCACACGGCTGCGGACGCCTGGTCGATCCAGCTCATCATGCGTGAGGTCGTGATCGGGTGCGCCGCCCGCGCGGGTCACCCGGTGCCCACGCTTGCGGACGCCGGTCAGTACCAGGACTTCGCACGTTGGCAGCGCTCGACCGGCTCGTCCGGCGGTGAGCACGCCCACGACGACTACTGGCGCGAGAAGCTGCGCGGCGGGGGAGTGCTCGCGCTCCCGACCGACTGGCCGCGATCTCTGAAAGGTCCGCAGGCATCGGCCTGGCACCGGTTCACCATCGACCGCGCCGACGCCGACATGGCGTTGGAGATCGCCCGGAAGACGCACAGCACCGCGTTCATGGTCTACCTCGCCGCCTACCTTGTGTGCCTGCGGCGCACCATGAATGAGTCCAATGCGGTAGTTCCGACGTTCACGACCGGCCGTCCGAAGCGGTTTCAGCACACGATCGGCTCGTTCTTCAACCTCCTGCCGTTGCGCACCGACCTGACCGGCTGCCGGACCTTCGTCGACGTGGTCGACCGCACCCGGCAGACCTGCATCGAGGCGTACACGCGGGAGATCCCGTTCGGCCGGATCGTCGAACTGGTTCCCGAGGTGGCGGCGCCGCTGGCCCGGGACGACACGACGATGTTCAACTTCCAGGCCGAACGCACCCTGTTCGCCGCCGAGGGCGAGCGGATCGGCGAGTTGACCTGCACCGAGGTACGGCGCCGGGTGTCGGCGCCGGTCGGTGGCGATGTCCCTGACGGCTCGCTGTGGACGATGTCGATCGCTCCCGGCGCCGACACCGTCGGCTGCCTGGCGTTCAACACCAACCGGTACGACGTGATGACCGCCGCCGAGATGGTCATCGACTTCGCGCGCGGCTTCCGCGGCCTGGTGAACGACCCGGACCGGCCGCTGACCGGGTGA
- a CDS encoding FAD-dependent oxidoreductase, whose translation MSVPQQRYDLIVVGGGPAGATVSALVSKRGHRVLLLEKATFPRYQIGESLLPATVHGVAHLLGVREEIEKAGFTVKRGGTFRWGSSPQPWTFEFAVSQRMPGPTSFAYQVERMRFDQILLDNARRLGVDVRENSPVTGVITDGGRVSGVRYTDRDGREQQVSARYVVDASGNTSRLYGSSGARREYSPFFRNLALFGYFEGGARLPAPNSGNIFSVAFEHGWFWYIPLRPELTSVGAVVSPESAALVQGDPEQAMRRFIDACPPIQRMLANATRVTEGPYAPLRVRKDWSYCGTRFWSPGMVLVGDAACFVDPVFSSGVHLATFGGLLAARSINACLADDVDEATAFDEFETRYRREYGRFYEFLIGFYDMHQSETSYFWQARKISNTAENDIEAFVNLVGGVASDEFADPALTRKRFTETSREMTALVDTASAQHDATMGAVAGRLLEQGAALQARALTGSGAGEGRPVTPAGLMPSADGLSWIRPERSA comes from the coding sequence GTGAGTGTTCCACAGCAGCGGTACGACCTGATCGTGGTGGGTGGCGGCCCTGCCGGCGCTACCGTGTCCGCTCTGGTCAGCAAGCGCGGTCACCGGGTTCTGCTCCTGGAGAAGGCGACGTTCCCCCGCTACCAGATCGGCGAGTCCCTGCTCCCGGCGACCGTGCACGGGGTGGCACATCTGCTCGGCGTGCGTGAAGAGATCGAGAAGGCCGGGTTCACGGTCAAGCGGGGCGGCACGTTCCGCTGGGGAAGCAGCCCGCAGCCATGGACGTTCGAGTTCGCGGTCTCGCAGCGCATGCCCGGCCCCACCTCGTTCGCCTACCAGGTCGAACGGATGCGCTTCGACCAGATCCTGCTCGACAACGCGCGCCGGCTCGGAGTCGACGTACGGGAGAACAGCCCGGTGACCGGCGTCATCACCGACGGCGGCCGGGTCAGCGGGGTCCGCTACACCGATCGGGACGGGCGGGAGCAGCAGGTGTCGGCACGGTACGTGGTGGACGCCTCCGGCAACACCAGCCGGCTCTACGGCAGCTCCGGTGCCCGCCGCGAGTATTCCCCCTTCTTCCGCAACCTGGCCCTGTTCGGGTACTTCGAGGGCGGCGCCCGCCTGCCCGCCCCGAACAGTGGAAACATCTTCAGCGTCGCATTCGAGCATGGCTGGTTCTGGTACATCCCGCTGCGCCCGGAGCTCACCAGCGTGGGCGCCGTGGTCAGCCCGGAGTCCGCCGCGCTGGTGCAGGGCGATCCGGAGCAGGCGATGCGCCGGTTCATCGATGCCTGCCCGCCGATCCAACGGATGCTCGCCAACGCCACCCGGGTGACCGAGGGCCCGTACGCACCACTGCGCGTCCGCAAGGACTGGTCGTATTGCGGCACGCGATTCTGGAGCCCGGGAATGGTGCTGGTGGGTGACGCGGCATGCTTCGTCGACCCGGTGTTCTCCTCGGGGGTACACCTGGCCACCTTCGGCGGCTTGCTGGCGGCCCGGTCCATCAACGCCTGCCTGGCCGACGACGTCGACGAAGCGACGGCATTCGACGAGTTCGAAACCCGCTACCGCCGCGAGTACGGCCGATTCTACGAGTTCCTGATTGGCTTCTACGACATGCACCAGTCGGAGACGTCGTACTTCTGGCAGGCGCGGAAGATCTCGAACACGGCCGAAAACGACATCGAGGCCTTCGTCAACCTGGTCGGTGGTGTGGCCTCCGATGAGTTCGCCGACCCGGCGTTGACCCGCAAACGGTTCACTGAAACCTCCCGCGAAATGACCGCACTCGTCGACACGGCCAGCGCCCAGCACGATGCGACGATGGGCGCGGTGGCTGGACGGCTGCTCGAGCAGGGGGCGGCGCTGCAGGCCCGAGCGCTGACCGGATCGGGTGCCGGCGAGGGGCGCCCCGTGACACCCGCCGGGCTGATGCCCTCCGCAGACGGCCTGAGCTGGATCCGACCCGAACGGTCGGCGTAG
- a CDS encoding extracellular solute-binding protein, which translates to MSGDHTGDSRTVLDIWAIVHPFPNYLDPIREVATAFERDHPAYRINLEEHDFQQLPREVVQAVADGRPPHVVEYYYTATQLARDTRAATGAPLFTSIESAIAGRKEILGEPVVEDVMPAARAYYTQDGELWSLPASNSTTLLYSNTALLHAATGSRRPPRTWKELESACRAVAKLPDGPGHGVTWPLHGWFFQQELALRGALLADHDNGRSGRARKVNLASPEMLSFVKWWRRLHADGHYLYSGQPHDWMGCLEAFLTGQVAFMYSSSKMTQVIVHACAEAGIELDVSPHPYNDDVPYAGTVVSGQSFWLTDGLDETTRDGALAFLQRLISPDNAVMWHQAQGFVPATTTAYDRLAEAGWFEQHPYHRVAADQQNASDRSPAALGALLGDFAGIQDAATEAMHDVLAGGADPLARFAEASTRAQLLLDDYHAHCVDGPAPRSPQRLDVH; encoded by the coding sequence ATGAGCGGCGATCACACCGGGGACTCTCGGACGGTCCTTGACATCTGGGCCATCGTCCATCCGTTCCCGAACTATCTCGACCCGATCAGAGAGGTGGCCACGGCGTTCGAGCGGGACCATCCCGCGTACCGCATCAACCTCGAGGAGCACGACTTCCAGCAGCTGCCGCGGGAAGTAGTGCAGGCCGTCGCGGACGGGCGGCCTCCCCATGTGGTCGAGTACTACTACACCGCCACGCAGCTCGCTCGCGACACCCGGGCGGCAACCGGCGCGCCCCTGTTCACCTCGATCGAATCGGCGATCGCCGGCCGCAAGGAGATTCTCGGCGAGCCTGTCGTCGAGGACGTCATGCCGGCTGCCCGTGCCTACTACACGCAGGACGGCGAGCTGTGGTCGCTGCCGGCGTCCAACTCGACGACGCTGTTGTACAGCAATACGGCCCTGCTGCATGCCGCGACCGGCTCCCGGCGCCCACCGCGCACGTGGAAGGAGCTCGAATCGGCCTGTCGCGCCGTCGCAAAGCTCCCGGACGGTCCGGGCCACGGCGTCACCTGGCCGCTGCACGGCTGGTTCTTCCAGCAGGAGCTGGCGCTACGGGGCGCGTTGCTGGCCGATCACGACAATGGACGCTCCGGTCGCGCGAGAAAGGTCAACCTGGCCTCCCCGGAGATGCTGTCATTCGTCAAGTGGTGGCGCCGGCTCCACGCCGACGGCCACTACCTCTACAGCGGGCAGCCGCACGACTGGATGGGGTGTCTGGAGGCGTTCCTGACCGGCCAGGTCGCGTTCATGTACAGCTCGTCAAAGATGACGCAGGTCATCGTCCACGCGTGTGCGGAGGCGGGTATCGAGCTCGACGTCAGCCCTCATCCGTACAACGACGACGTTCCATACGCCGGAACGGTGGTGTCGGGCCAGTCCTTCTGGCTGACCGACGGTCTCGACGAGACGACCCGGGACGGCGCGCTCGCCTTCCTCCAACGGTTGATCAGCCCTGACAACGCCGTCATGTGGCACCAGGCGCAGGGCTTCGTGCCGGCCACCACGACCGCCTACGACAGGCTCGCGGAGGCAGGCTGGTTCGAGCAACACCCGTACCATCGGGTCGCGGCCGACCAGCAGAACGCGTCGGACCGTTCACCCGCCGCGCTCGGTGCGCTCCTCGGCGACTTCGCCGGTATCCAGGATGCCGCGACGGAAGCCATGCACGACGTCCTGGCCGGCGGTGCCGATCCGTTGGCGCGGTTCGCCGAGGCGTCCACCCGGGCGCAGCTGCTGCTGGACGACTACCACGCCCACTGCGTCGACGGGCCGGCTCCCCGCAGCCCGCAACGGCTCGACGTTCACTAG